The following proteins come from a genomic window of candidate division TA06 bacterium:
- a CDS encoding helix-hairpin-helix domain-containing protein, which produces MERLLSRYSIVKNLSLVTRFGVLALSFLIWSPCGGQTELEETFEATSDVKESPELFERLEELRANPLDLNRATHEELIEIPWITPTMAKNIVEYRKKETLFKDVSELIHVKGFSALVIEKVLPYLSVRKVRTPITRRYQVRNRVADEHPKEDLHLGSSRRIYNRAIVDIAEKISISALAEKDPYEEKFLDFFSFCGQVKDLGPFASSVFGDYSLDFGEGLVFSPSRFIIKGSGITKGSERGLVPNRSTVEAGLLRGGATTFRFKNFVIHGFVSDAKLDASINEEGLVRSIYNDGLHRTENEVGKIDRLRETIFGGRARFSTSWFRLGMSGYSGRYEPAIAERTTNYYTFSGQSFGVVGADFEVGLGFTEFFGEFAKSVSLGEGYVVGLSYKEKRVNAGLLLRHYDEDFYSPHSAGFSDSDDDNEEGGYLEVGYKLGKRTKISGYMDLFRKLGPSYGSVYSSSGRDFRLQIEHKVHKRLKFKGRVYMKGRDKSAYGEEAFFKDRRGFRLQGEFKASKKATLIARFETVRAHLEEESTVDAGSLLYWEVVLKPVATVSLKGRVSVFDTDSWDARLYQYESDLPGVMRNVVVNGTGAMGYGLAGFRPVNWLKVTGKVSWKRKDGEEEWNVAGQTDIKFQMPKQ; this is translated from the coding sequence CATCGGATGTGAAAGAGTCACCTGAATTATTTGAAAGACTTGAGGAATTGAGAGCGAATCCTTTGGATCTGAACAGGGCGACACATGAAGAACTAATAGAAATCCCGTGGATAACTCCCACAATGGCGAAAAACATTGTTGAATACAGGAAAAAGGAAACCTTGTTTAAGGATGTGTCCGAGCTCATCCATGTGAAAGGTTTTTCGGCGTTGGTGATCGAAAAAGTCCTGCCTTACCTGAGTGTGCGAAAGGTCAGGACTCCGATAACGAGGCGTTATCAAGTCAGAAACAGGGTAGCAGATGAGCATCCAAAAGAGGATCTCCATCTCGGAAGCTCCAGGCGGATATACAACAGGGCGATTGTGGATATTGCTGAGAAAATCTCGATCTCCGCTTTGGCTGAGAAGGATCCGTATGAGGAAAAGTTTCTGGACTTTTTCAGTTTCTGCGGACAAGTTAAAGACTTGGGCCCCTTCGCCTCTTCAGTCTTTGGAGACTACTCCCTCGATTTTGGGGAGGGACTTGTCTTCAGTCCATCGAGGTTCATAATAAAGGGCTCCGGAATTACCAAGGGCTCAGAGAGGGGCTTAGTACCAAACAGGTCGACGGTCGAGGCGGGTCTGCTTCGAGGTGGTGCCACAACATTCAGGTTCAAGAATTTTGTTATCCACGGATTTGTATCAGATGCAAAGCTGGATGCGTCCATCAACGAAGAGGGCCTGGTAAGAAGCATATACAATGATGGGCTTCACAGGACAGAGAACGAAGTTGGAAAAATCGATAGGCTGAGAGAGACTATATTCGGAGGAAGAGCTCGGTTTTCAACCAGTTGGTTTCGGTTGGGAATGAGTGGCTACTCTGGCAGGTACGAACCTGCGATCGCTGAGAGGACAACCAACTACTACACATTTTCAGGCCAATCCTTTGGAGTTGTTGGAGCCGATTTTGAGGTTGGGCTCGGCTTTACTGAGTTTTTCGGCGAATTTGCGAAGTCTGTATCGTTGGGCGAGGGTTATGTTGTTGGTCTTTCGTACAAGGAGAAGAGGGTAAATGCCGGTCTTCTCCTCAGACACTACGATGAGGATTTCTACAGCCCACATTCAGCTGGTTTCAGTGACTCTGATGATGATAACGAAGAGGGTGGGTACCTGGAGGTTGGCTACAAGCTGGGCAAGCGAACAAAGATCTCAGGGTATATGGATCTTTTCAGAAAGCTCGGCCCAAGCTATGGGAGTGTGTACAGTTCCAGTGGAAGAGACTTCAGACTACAAATCGAACACAAGGTGCACAAAAGGCTGAAGTTCAAAGGGCGCGTGTATATGAAGGGGAGAGATAAATCTGCCTATGGTGAAGAAGCCTTTTTCAAGGATAGGAGGGGGTTCAGACTCCAAGGGGAATTCAAGGCTTCAAAGAAGGCGACCCTGATAGCAAGGTTTGAAACTGTCAGAGCGCATCTTGAAGAGGAGTCGACTGTAGATGCAGGTTCGCTCCTGTACTGGGAAGTTGTTCTCAAACCGGTGGCTACGGTCAGCTTGAAAGGGAGAGTTTCTGTCTTTGACACGGATTCCTGGGATGCGAGGCTTTACCAGTATGAGAGTGATCTGCCCGGGGTGATGAGGAATGTGGTAGTGAACGGCACAGGTGCGATGGGCTACGGCTTGGCTGGCTTTCGTCCAGTCAATTGGCTCAAAGTTACAGGAAAAGTGTCCTGGAAAAGAAAGGATGGGGAAGAGGAGTGGAATGTTGCAGGACAGACCGACATCAAGTTCCAGATGCCGAAACAATAA